In one Shinella zoogloeoides genomic region, the following are encoded:
- a CDS encoding DUF1345 domain-containing protein: MTGKPGPRTYGRHVPFYAGIGAAAAVLAVTLWLEPAFAVDIAAVVFFLCYLLLTSLRLPHLTATYLEHYATDTDEPMAIIFAVTFAAVAISTGSLFIVLNRPAATVPEFALAFASVALGWLTIHTMAALHYAHLYWRPGSTAGSRDIGKSLDFPGDAPPGVYDFLYFAFVIGMTAQTSDVAITSTAMRKVNLLHAVVSFFFNTVLVAAAVNAAVSLAS, encoded by the coding sequence ATGACGGGAAAGCCGGGACCCCGGACCTACGGCCGCCATGTGCCGTTCTATGCCGGCATCGGCGCAGCGGCGGCGGTGCTCGCCGTCACGCTCTGGCTGGAGCCGGCTTTCGCCGTCGATATCGCGGCCGTCGTCTTCTTTCTCTGCTACCTGCTGCTGACGTCCCTGCGCCTGCCGCACCTCACGGCCACCTATCTCGAACATTATGCGACGGATACCGACGAGCCGATGGCGATCATCTTCGCCGTCACCTTCGCCGCCGTCGCAATTTCGACGGGCTCGCTCTTCATCGTGCTGAACCGGCCCGCCGCAACGGTTCCCGAGTTCGCACTCGCCTTCGCCTCGGTCGCGCTCGGGTGGCTCACCATCCACACGATGGCTGCCCTGCACTACGCCCATCTCTACTGGCGGCCCGGCAGCACGGCCGGCAGCCGGGACATCGGCAAGAGCCTCGATTTTCCCGGCGACGCACCGCCCGGCGTCTATGATTTCCTTTATTTCGCCTTCGTGATCGGCATGACGGCACAGACATCGGACGTGGCGATCACCTCCACGGCAATGCGCAAGGTCAACCTGCTGCACGCCGTCGTTTCCTTCTTCTTCAACACGGTGCTGGTCGCCGCCGCCGTCAATGCGGCGGTGTCGCTCGCCTCCTGA
- the fghA gene encoding S-formylglutathione hydrolase, whose protein sequence is MKVLSQNTAFDGMQGVFSHDSEACKCEMTFAVFVPPQATREPRPVLWYLSGLTCTHANVMEKGEYRRMAAELGLIVVCPDVSPRGNDVPDELTNWQMGKGAGFYLDATEEPWAENFQMYSYVTEELPNFLRQHFRMDMDRQGIFGHSMGGHGAMTIALKHPDRFKSCSAFAPIVEPSTADWSAPAFEKYLGADKAKWREYDACALVADGARFPEFLIDQGKADGFLENGLRPWLFEEAIKDTDIKLTLRMHERYDHSYYFISTFMDDHLKWHAERLG, encoded by the coding sequence ATGAAAGTGCTTTCCCAGAATACGGCCTTCGACGGCATGCAGGGCGTGTTTTCCCACGATTCGGAGGCCTGCAAATGCGAGATGACCTTCGCCGTCTTCGTGCCGCCGCAGGCGACCCGCGAGCCGCGGCCGGTGCTCTGGTATCTCTCCGGCCTCACCTGCACCCATGCCAACGTGATGGAAAAGGGCGAATATCGCCGCATGGCCGCCGAACTCGGCCTCATCGTGGTTTGCCCTGACGTAAGCCCGCGCGGCAACGACGTACCGGACGAGCTCACCAACTGGCAGATGGGCAAGGGCGCCGGCTTCTATCTCGATGCCACGGAAGAGCCCTGGGCCGAGAACTTCCAGATGTACTCCTATGTCACGGAAGAGCTTCCCAATTTCCTCCGCCAACACTTCCGCATGGACATGGACCGGCAGGGCATTTTCGGCCATTCCATGGGCGGCCACGGCGCCATGACGATCGCGCTCAAGCATCCTGACCGCTTCAAAAGCTGCTCGGCCTTCGCCCCCATCGTCGAGCCGTCGACGGCCGACTGGTCCGCGCCTGCCTTCGAAAAATACCTTGGCGCCGACAAGGCGAAATGGCGCGAATACGATGCCTGCGCGCTGGTGGCCGACGGTGCCCGCTTCCCTGAATTCCTGATCGACCAGGGCAAGGCCGACGGCTTCCTCGAAAACGGCCTGCGGCCCTGGCTCTTCGAGGAGGCGATCAAGGACACGGACATCAAGCTGACGTTGCGCATGCACGAGCGCTACGACCATTCCTACTACTTCATCTCCACCTTCATGGACGATCACCTGAAGTGGCATGCCGAACGCCTCGGCTGA
- a CDS encoding DMT family transporter, with product MSWILLTLAGLFEIGWAIGLKYTDGFTKPLPTALTAGSMVISIVLLGLAVKTLPIGTAYAIWTGIGTVGTVMLGIFLFAEPVTALRMGCIAFIVTGILGLKFVA from the coding sequence ATGTCCTGGATTCTTCTCACCCTTGCAGGTCTCTTTGAAATCGGCTGGGCCATCGGTCTGAAATATACCGACGGTTTCACCAAGCCGCTTCCGACCGCCCTCACCGCCGGTTCGATGGTCATCAGCATCGTGCTGCTCGGCCTTGCCGTGAAGACGCTGCCGATCGGCACGGCCTATGCGATCTGGACCGGTATCGGCACGGTGGGCACGGTGATGCTCGGCATCTTCCTTTTCGCCGAGCCGGTGACGGCGCTGCGCATGGGCTGCATCGCCTTCATCGTCACCGGCATCCTCGGCCTGAAATTCGTCGCCTGA
- a CDS encoding DoxX family protein: MFDRLSAYRPQALAALRIMTALLFIEHGTQKFFDFPPAEQPFGNLMNLIGVAGALEVVGGFLVLVGLFTRPVAFVLCGFMAVAYFMAHAPQSFFPVNNRGDAAILFSFVFLYLVFAGPGAFAFDNRRA, encoded by the coding sequence ATGTTCGACCGGTTGTCCGCCTATCGACCGCAGGCGCTGGCGGCGCTGCGCATCATGACGGCGCTGCTCTTCATCGAGCACGGCACGCAGAAATTTTTCGATTTTCCGCCGGCAGAGCAGCCGTTCGGCAACCTCATGAACCTGATCGGCGTCGCGGGTGCGCTGGAGGTGGTGGGCGGTTTTCTGGTATTGGTGGGGCTGTTCACGCGGCCGGTGGCCTTCGTGCTCTGCGGCTTCATGGCGGTTGCCTATTTCATGGCGCATGCGCCGCAGAGCTTCTTCCCGGTCAACAATCGCGGCGATGCCGCGATTCTCTTCTCGTTCGTCTTCCTCTACCTCGTTTTCGCAGGGCCGGGGGCTTTCGCCTTCGACAATCGCCGGGCGTAG
- a CDS encoding ATP12 family chaperone protein produces the protein MRDILSDLSEAMSDPDPVRRAQIQMKRPLPKRFYKEVSTDRTDEGFRILLDGRPVRTPGKKLLAVPAQPIADRLKAEWDRQGEEIDPAKMPVTRLVNTAVDGVADNLDAVFEEIVRFAGTDMLCYRADSPDGLVARQREGWDPVIRWAADAKGARFILVEGVMHQEQPALAIEAFSAALAAYRDPLALACVHTVTTLTGSALLGLALAEGVIDADKAWSLAHVDEDWQIEHWGTDEEAFRRRELRREELDIAAAVLADIPR, from the coding sequence ATGCGTGATATCCTGAGCGACCTTTCCGAAGCGATGAGCGATCCCGATCCAGTGCGCCGCGCGCAGATCCAGATGAAGCGTCCGCTGCCGAAGCGGTTCTACAAGGAGGTCTCGACCGACAGGACGGACGAAGGGTTCCGCATCCTGCTCGACGGCCGCCCCGTGCGCACGCCCGGCAAGAAGCTGCTCGCCGTGCCGGCGCAGCCTATCGCCGACCGGCTCAAGGCCGAGTGGGACAGGCAGGGCGAGGAGATCGATCCCGCGAAAATGCCGGTGACGCGTCTCGTCAACACCGCCGTGGACGGCGTCGCCGACAATCTCGACGCGGTGTTCGAGGAAATCGTGCGTTTTGCCGGCACCGACATGCTCTGCTACCGCGCGGATTCGCCGGATGGCCTCGTCGCGCGTCAGCGCGAAGGCTGGGATCCGGTCATCCGCTGGGCGGCCGATGCCAAGGGCGCGCGCTTCATCCTTGTCGAGGGCGTCATGCACCAGGAGCAGCCGGCGCTTGCCATCGAAGCATTCTCCGCTGCGCTCGCCGCCTATCGCGATCCGCTGGCGCTCGCCTGCGTCCACACGGTGACGACGCTCACCGGTTCGGCGCTGCTCGGCCTGGCGCTCGCCGAGGGCGTGATCGATGCCGACAAAGCCTGGTCGCTCGCCCATGTGGACGAGGACTGGCAGATCGAGCACTGGGGCACCGACGAGGAAGCCTTCCGCCGCCGCGAACTGCGGCGCGAGGAACTGGACATCGCCGCCGCCGTGCTGGCCGACATCCCGCGCTGA
- a CDS encoding HAD-IA family hydrolase, with product MRLVLFDCDGTLVDSAKLIHEVMARTFVDFGFARPDLSETKAIIGLTLDIAIARMQGKPHVDDEALAMTAHYKATYSGVRTEPGFQEPLFPGIDAMMARLEREDDLILGAVTGKSRRGLDLIRTAHGFDKTFFVSRTADDCPSKPHPAMVTECCDEAGIESARTVVIGDAIYDMQMAKAAGAKAIGVSWGYASVPELVEAGADHILRTPADLLDWLEISDA from the coding sequence ATGCGGCTGGTCCTGTTCGATTGCGACGGCACGCTGGTCGACAGCGCGAAGCTGATCCATGAAGTCATGGCGCGTACTTTCGTCGATTTCGGTTTTGCGCGGCCGGACCTTTCCGAGACCAAGGCGATCATCGGCCTGACCCTCGACATCGCGATCGCCCGCATGCAGGGCAAGCCGCATGTCGACGACGAGGCGCTGGCGATGACCGCGCATTACAAGGCGACCTATAGCGGCGTGCGCACGGAACCGGGCTTCCAGGAGCCGCTTTTCCCCGGCATCGACGCCATGATGGCGCGACTCGAGCGGGAGGACGACCTGATCCTCGGCGCGGTCACCGGCAAATCCCGCCGCGGCCTCGACCTTATCCGCACCGCGCACGGTTTCGACAAGACCTTCTTCGTCTCGCGCACGGCGGATGACTGCCCGTCCAAGCCGCACCCGGCCATGGTGACGGAATGCTGCGACGAAGCTGGAATTGAGTCGGCCCGGACGGTTGTCATCGGCGATGCGATTTACGATATGCAGATGGCGAAGGCAGCCGGCGCTAAGGCGATCGGCGTTTCCTGGGGCTATGCCTCGGTGCCCGAACTGGTCGAGGCCGGCGCGGATCACATCCTGCGCACGCCTGCCGACCTTCTCGACTGGCTGGAGATTTCCGATGCGTGA
- a CDS encoding RluA family pseudouridine synthase, producing MAGIEHRQVDNDEAGMRLDRWFKVHYPGLGFGPLQKLLRSGQVRVDGGRAKSDTRVQPGQTIRIPPMDIDEKTVKTGPIAGRDLKHSPDGELLSRMLLHEDDKVIVLNKPAGIAVQGGSGVTRHIDQMLEAWTSQKGEKPRLVHRLDRDTSGVLVIARTRGAAQKLTAAFRERDTKKTYWSLVMGVPKKREDKISTWLVKEQTPDGDRMRIAKHGEDGADHAVSFYRIIEQAAQTYAWLEMEPYTGRTHQLRVHAAHIGHPILGDPKYFEADSNWSFPGGVQNKLHLHARRIDIPHPNGGRLRVTAPLPPHMVQTWNLFGFDQTAGDEED from the coding sequence ATGGCAGGCATCGAACACAGGCAGGTGGACAACGACGAGGCGGGCATGCGCCTCGACCGGTGGTTCAAGGTCCATTATCCGGGCCTCGGCTTCGGCCCGCTCCAGAAATTGCTGCGCTCCGGGCAGGTCCGCGTCGATGGCGGCCGCGCCAAGAGCGATACGCGCGTCCAGCCCGGCCAGACGATCCGCATTCCGCCGATGGATATAGACGAGAAGACCGTCAAGACCGGTCCCATCGCCGGCCGCGACCTCAAGCATTCCCCTGATGGCGAATTGCTCTCGCGCATGCTGCTGCACGAGGACGACAAGGTCATCGTGCTCAACAAGCCGGCCGGCATCGCGGTGCAAGGCGGCTCGGGCGTCACCCGTCATATCGACCAGATGCTGGAAGCCTGGACGAGCCAGAAGGGCGAGAAGCCGCGCCTCGTGCATCGCCTCGACCGTGACACGTCCGGCGTGCTCGTCATCGCCCGCACGCGCGGCGCGGCGCAGAAGCTGACCGCCGCCTTCCGCGAGCGCGACACCAAGAAGACCTACTGGTCGCTGGTGATGGGCGTGCCGAAGAAGCGCGAGGACAAGATCTCGACCTGGCTCGTCAAGGAACAGACGCCCGACGGCGACCGCATGCGCATCGCCAAGCATGGCGAGGATGGCGCCGATCACGCGGTTTCCTTCTACCGGATCATCGAGCAGGCCGCGCAGACCTACGCCTGGCTGGAGATGGAGCCCTATACCGGCCGCACGCACCAGCTTCGCGTCCACGCCGCCCATATCGGCCACCCGATCCTCGGCGATCCCAAATATTTCGAGGCCGACAGCAACTGGTCGTTCCCGGGCGGCGTGCAGAACAAGCTGCATCTTCACGCCCGCCGCATCGATATTCCGCATCCCAATGGCGGGCGTCTGCGCGTGACCGCGCCGCTGCCACCGCATATGGTGCAGACATGGAACCTGTTCGGCTTCGACCAGACCGCGGGGGACGAGGAAGACTGA
- a CDS encoding Lrp/AsnC ligand binding domain-containing protein, with product MKPIFVQLQCAPGKTYEVADALYATELISELYSTSGEYDLLLKIYVESEEDIGKFINDHVASIPGIVRSLTTLTFRAF from the coding sequence ATGAAGCCGATTTTCGTGCAATTGCAATGCGCTCCGGGCAAGACCTACGAGGTTGCCGATGCGCTTTACGCTACGGAACTCATTTCGGAGCTGTACTCCACCAGTGGCGAGTACGACCTGCTCCTGAAGATCTATGTCGAGAGCGAAGAGGATATCGGCAAGTTCATCAACGACCACGTCGCGTCCATCCCCGGCATCGTGCGCTCGCTGACCACGCTGACCTTCCGCGCGTTTTAA
- the gcvT gene encoding glycine cleavage system aminomethyltransferase GcvT, which produces MDGSSELKKTPLHALNLSLGARMVPFAGYEMPVQYTAGVMKEHLHTRAAAGLFDVSHMGQVTVRARSGDNADAARALETLVPVDVVGLGEGRQRYALFTNDEGGILDDLMIANRGDHFYVVVNAACKDADFAHMQAKIGDACELTLHDDRALIALQGPHAEAVLAELWADVSSMRFMDVRACDLHDADCIVSRSGYTGEDGFEISIPADLAETVCRRLLDHPDVLPIGLGARDSLRLEAGLCLYGNDIDTGTTPVEAGLEWAIQKVRRRGGERAGGFPGAGIILDQLENGADRRRVGLRPEGRAPVRGGAVLATDPEGEDVVGTVTSGGFGPNADSPVAMGYVSKSSATPGTQLYAGVRGKFLPVTVSAMPFVKNTFKR; this is translated from the coding sequence TTGGACGGATCGTCTGAACTCAAGAAAACACCGCTTCACGCGCTGAACCTGTCGCTCGGCGCCCGCATGGTGCCGTTCGCCGGCTATGAAATGCCGGTGCAATACACGGCCGGCGTGATGAAGGAACATCTGCACACCCGCGCGGCCGCCGGCCTGTTCGACGTGTCCCATATGGGCCAGGTCACCGTGCGCGCCCGCTCCGGCGACAATGCCGACGCGGCGCGGGCGCTGGAAACGCTGGTGCCGGTGGATGTCGTCGGCCTCGGCGAAGGCCGCCAGCGCTATGCGCTCTTCACCAACGACGAGGGCGGCATTCTCGACGACCTGATGATCGCCAATCGCGGCGACCATTTCTACGTCGTCGTCAACGCCGCCTGCAAGGACGCGGATTTCGCCCATATGCAGGCGAAGATCGGCGATGCCTGCGAACTGACGCTGCACGACGACCGCGCGCTGATCGCCCTGCAGGGCCCGCACGCGGAAGCCGTGCTGGCCGAACTCTGGGCCGACGTCTCCTCCATGCGCTTCATGGACGTGCGCGCCTGCGACCTGCACGATGCCGACTGCATCGTCTCGCGCTCGGGCTATACCGGCGAGGACGGCTTCGAAATCTCCATTCCGGCCGATCTTGCCGAAACCGTCTGTCGCCGCCTGCTCGACCATCCCGACGTGCTGCCGATCGGCCTCGGTGCGCGCGATTCTCTGCGCCTTGAAGCCGGCCTCTGCCTCTACGGCAACGACATCGACACCGGCACGACGCCGGTCGAGGCCGGGCTCGAATGGGCGATCCAGAAGGTGCGCCGCAGGGGCGGCGAACGCGCCGGCGGCTTCCCGGGCGCCGGCATCATCCTCGACCAGCTCGAAAACGGCGCGGACCGCCGCCGTGTCGGCCTCAGACCGGAAGGCCGCGCGCCGGTGCGCGGCGGTGCGGTGCTCGCCACCGATCCCGAGGGCGAGGACGTCGTGGGAACCGTCACCTCCGGCGGCTTCGGCCCGAACGCCGACAGCCCCGTCGCCATGGGTTACGTGTCCAAGTCCTCTGCAACGCCTGGCACGCAGCTCTATGCCGGCGTGCGCGGAAAATTCCTGCCGGTCACCGTATCGGCCATGCCCTTCGTCAAGAACACCTTCAAACGCTGA
- the gcvH gene encoding glycine cleavage system protein GcvH encodes MLKFTEEHEWLKIEGGVATVGITAHAAEQLGDLVFVELPEVGASFSKGGDAATVESVKAASDVYCPLDGEIVEVNEAITADPSLVNSDPQGAGWFFKLKLANPADADALMDEAAYKELVG; translated from the coding sequence ATGCTGAAATTTACCGAAGAACACGAGTGGCTGAAGATCGAAGGCGGCGTTGCGACCGTCGGCATCACGGCGCATGCGGCCGAACAGCTGGGCGATCTCGTCTTCGTCGAACTGCCCGAGGTCGGCGCCTCCTTCTCGAAGGGCGGCGATGCGGCGACGGTCGAATCCGTGAAGGCCGCCTCCGACGTCTATTGTCCGCTCGACGGCGAGATCGTCGAAGTCAACGAGGCCATCACGGCCGATCCCTCCCTCGTCAACAGCGACCCGCAGGGCGCCGGCTGGTTCTTCAAGCTGAAGCTCGCCAACCCGGCCGATGCGGACGCGCTGATGGACGAAGCCGCCTACAAGGAGCTTGTCGGCTGA
- the gcvP gene encoding aminomethyl-transferring glycine dehydrogenase has translation MSLPKDFAFTDYQPYDFANRRHIGPSPKEMEAMLKVIGYPSLDALIDDTVPQSIRQEKPLEWGAPMTEREALDKLRETANRNRKLVSLIGQGYYGTITPPVIQRNILENPAWYTAYTPYQPEISQGRLEALINYQTMVCDLTGLDVANASLLDEATAAAEAMAMAQRVAKSKANAFFVDENCHPQTIALLKTRSEPLGWQIVVGDPFIDLDPVDVFGAIFQYPGTYGHVRDFTGLIARLHQTGAIAVMAADPLALALLKSPGEMDADIAIGCTQRFGVPVGYGGPHAAYMAVKDAYKRSMPGRLVGVSIDARGNRAYRLSLQTREQHIRREKATSNICTAQVLLAVMASMYAVFHGPQGLKAIAQSVHQKTVRLAEGLEKLGYTVEPDVFFDTITVHVGKLQGIILKTAVAEEVNLRKIGDDRIGISLDERSRPVTLQAVWRAFGGDFDVAQFEPAYRLPEDLLRTSEYLTHPIFHMNRAESEMVRYIRRLSDRDLALDRAMIPLGSCTMKLNATAEMLPITWPEFAEIHPFVPADQAQGYRHLIEDLSQKLCDITGYDALSMQPNSGAQGEYAGLLTIRAYHLANGNDHRDVCLIPTSAHGTNPASAQMVGMKVVVVKVSDNGDIDMEDFRAKAEQYAENLSCCMITYPSTHGVFEENVREVCEIVHKHGGQVYMDGANMNAMVGLARPGDIGGDVSHLNLHKTFCIPHGGGGPGMGPIGVKAHLAPFLPGHPDIPGLGGTGAVSATPFGSASILPISWSYCLMMGGEGLTQATKVAILNANYIAARLKGAYDVLYKSAKGRVAHECIIDTRPLAASAGVTVDDVAKRLIDCGFHAPTMSWPVAGTLMIEPTESETKAEIDRFCDAMLAIREEARAIEEGKMDRENNPLKNAPHTVEDLVGEWDRPYSREQACYPPGAFRVDKYWSPVNRVDNVYGDRNLVCSCPPLEDYAEAAE, from the coding sequence ATGTCTCTGCCCAAGGATTTCGCCTTTACCGACTACCAGCCCTACGACTTCGCCAACCGTCGCCATATCGGCCCCTCGCCGAAGGAGATGGAGGCGATGCTGAAGGTGATTGGCTATCCGAGCCTCGACGCGCTGATCGACGACACCGTGCCGCAATCGATCCGCCAGGAGAAGCCGCTCGAATGGGGTGCGCCGATGACCGAGCGCGAAGCGCTCGACAAGCTGCGCGAGACCGCCAACCGCAACAGGAAGCTCGTCTCGCTGATCGGCCAGGGTTACTACGGTACAATCACGCCGCCGGTCATCCAGCGCAACATCCTGGAGAACCCGGCCTGGTACACGGCCTATACGCCCTACCAGCCGGAAATCAGCCAGGGGCGCCTGGAAGCGCTCATCAACTACCAGACCATGGTCTGCGACCTGACCGGCCTCGACGTGGCGAATGCCTCGCTGCTCGACGAAGCGACCGCCGCCGCCGAGGCGATGGCCATGGCCCAGCGCGTGGCGAAATCCAAGGCGAACGCCTTCTTCGTCGACGAGAACTGCCATCCGCAGACGATCGCGCTGCTCAAGACCCGATCCGAGCCGCTCGGCTGGCAGATCGTCGTCGGCGATCCCTTCATCGATCTCGACCCGGTCGACGTCTTCGGCGCGATCTTCCAGTATCCCGGCACCTACGGTCATGTGCGCGATTTCACCGGCCTCATCGCCCGCCTGCACCAGACCGGCGCCATCGCCGTCATGGCGGCCGATCCGCTGGCGCTCGCCCTGCTGAAATCGCCCGGCGAGATGGACGCGGACATCGCCATCGGCTGCACCCAGCGCTTCGGCGTGCCGGTCGGCTATGGCGGGCCGCATGCGGCCTATATGGCGGTCAAGGACGCCTACAAGCGCTCCATGCCCGGCCGCCTCGTCGGCGTCTCCATCGATGCGCGCGGCAACCGCGCCTATCGCCTGTCGCTGCAGACGCGCGAGCAGCACATCCGCCGCGAAAAGGCGACGTCGAACATCTGCACCGCGCAGGTGCTGCTCGCCGTCATGGCTTCGATGTATGCGGTCTTCCACGGGCCGCAGGGCCTGAAGGCGATTGCACAGAGCGTGCACCAGAAGACCGTGCGCCTCGCCGAGGGCCTCGAAAAGCTCGGCTACACGGTCGAGCCCGACGTGTTCTTCGACACGATCACCGTCCATGTCGGCAAGCTGCAGGGTATCATCCTGAAGACGGCCGTCGCGGAAGAGGTGAACCTGCGCAAGATCGGCGACGACCGCATCGGCATCAGCCTCGACGAGCGTTCGCGCCCTGTCACGCTGCAAGCCGTCTGGCGCGCCTTCGGCGGCGATTTCGACGTGGCGCAGTTCGAACCTGCCTACCGCCTGCCGGAAGACCTGCTGCGCACCAGCGAATACCTGACGCATCCGATCTTCCACATGAACCGCGCGGAAAGCGAGATGGTGCGCTACATCCGCCGCCTTTCCGACCGCGACCTCGCGCTCGACCGGGCGATGATCCCGCTCGGCTCCTGCACGATGAAGCTGAATGCGACAGCGGAAATGCTGCCGATCACCTGGCCGGAATTCGCGGAGATCCATCCCTTCGTGCCGGCCGACCAGGCGCAGGGTTACCGCCATCTCATCGAGGACCTGTCGCAGAAGCTCTGCGACATCACCGGCTACGACGCGCTCTCCATGCAGCCCAATTCCGGCGCACAGGGTGAATATGCCGGCCTCCTGACAATCCGCGCCTATCATCTCGCCAACGGCAACGACCATCGCGACGTCTGCCTCATTCCGACCTCCGCGCACGGCACCAATCCGGCCTCCGCCCAGATGGTCGGCATGAAGGTCGTCGTCGTGAAGGTGTCGGACAACGGCGACATCGATATGGAAGATTTCCGTGCAAAAGCAGAGCAATACGCGGAAAACCTCTCCTGCTGCATGATCACCTATCCCTCCACGCACGGCGTCTTCGAGGAGAACGTGCGCGAGGTCTGCGAGATCGTGCACAAGCATGGCGGCCAGGTCTACATGGACGGCGCCAACATGAACGCCATGGTGGGCCTTGCCCGCCCCGGCGACATCGGCGGCGACGTCTCGCACCTCAACCTGCACAAGACCTTCTGCATCCCGCACGGCGGCGGCGGCCCCGGCATGGGCCCGATCGGCGTCAAGGCGCACCTCGCCCCGTTCCTTCCCGGCCACCCGGACATTCCGGGCCTCGGCGGCACGGGCGCGGTGTCGGCGACGCCCTTCGGTTCGGCCTCCATCCTGCCGATCTCCTGGAGCTACTGCCTGATGATGGGCGGCGAAGGCCTGACGCAGGCGACGAAGGTGGCGATCCTCAACGCCAACTACATCGCCGCCCGCCTCAAGGGGGCCTATGACGTGCTCTACAAGTCCGCCAAGGGCCGCGTGGCGCATGAATGCATCATCGACACGCGTCCGCTGGCGGCAAGCGCCGGTGTCACGGTCGACGACGTCGCCAAGCGCCTGATCGACTGCGGCTTCCACGCGCCGACCATGAGCTGGCCGGTCGCCGGCACGCTAATGATCGAGCCGACCGAATCGGAGACCAAGGCCGAGATCGACCGCTTCTGCGATGCGATGCTGGCGATCCGCGAAGAGGCGCGCGCCATCGAGGAGGGCAAGATGGACCGGGAGAACAACCCGCTCAAGAACGCCCCGCACACGGTGGAAGACCTCGTCGGTGAATGGGATCGCCCCTATTCGCGCGAACAGGCCTGCTACCCGCCGGGCGCCTTCCGCGTCGACAAGTACTGGTCTCCGGTCAACCGGGTGGACAATGTCTACGGCGACCGCAACCTGGTCTGCTCCTGCCCGCCGCTCGAGGACTACGCGGAAGCCGCCGAGTGA
- a CDS encoding response regulator, translating into MAGSPRKLIVVDDDPVDVRFVMRAFSDAGSPIEITHVADAQLASDRLDAEAFDYILLDINMPGISGMELLKRLRGRARTAVTPVIMLSSSSSTADVNRAYENGANAYAVKPSTLSGYRDFAEGFTRFWVDVAIAP; encoded by the coding sequence GTGGCGGGCTCGCCTAGAAAGCTGATCGTGGTCGACGACGATCCCGTGGATGTACGCTTCGTCATGCGCGCCTTCAGCGATGCCGGCAGTCCCATCGAAATCACGCATGTCGCCGACGCCCAGCTTGCCTCCGACCGTCTCGATGCCGAAGCCTTCGACTATATCCTGCTCGACATCAACATGCCCGGCATCAGCGGCATGGAGTTGCTGAAGCGCTTGCGCGGGCGCGCGCGCACGGCGGTGACGCCGGTGATCATGCTGTCCTCGTCCTCCAGTACGGCGGATGTGAACCGCGCCTACGAGAACGGCGCCAATGCCTATGCCGTCAAGCCCTCGACGCTGAGCGGCTACCGCGATTTCGCCGAAGGGTTCACCCGTTTCTGGGTGGACGTCGCCATCGCACCCTGA